In [Leptolyngbya] sp. PCC 7376, a genomic segment contains:
- a CDS encoding aromatic ring-hydroxylating dioxygenase subunit alpha, translated as MQQLTSQQSVIAVSGSSDVRVCGINKNHWYVAALSREVIDQPFGLTLWKEKFVLFRDRQGSVHALEDRCPHRQVKLSSGQVVGDRLECAYHGWQFDAEGTCAHVPYLAENQRRPNCKIRSLPVREQDGFIWVFPGDLETLEEQKIEPFSLPEWAHLNYIVTVSVIDCEGHFSYLIENLMDMYHGHLHNDYQAWASAKLEGLESSEMRVDAHYEAQSYYKIDKIWSISQLFFPALRKLHPEPLDVSYVYPNWDATLGKDFKITCLFCPTNETHTKAYLIHFTSLNAFWRLHKLPIKFRRFVKDSLFGAAQKLLDGLVVQDVEMIEQEQQAYLANPKRRNVELNRTIVAVQKLIKQQAIADQNQH; from the coding sequence ATGCAACAGCTCACATCTCAGCAATCAGTGATCGCCGTTTCAGGTTCTTCGGATGTGCGGGTCTGTGGCATCAATAAAAATCATTGGTATGTAGCCGCACTCAGCCGTGAGGTGATAGATCAGCCTTTCGGGTTGACACTTTGGAAGGAAAAATTTGTCTTATTTCGCGATCGCCAAGGCTCTGTTCATGCCCTCGAAGATCGGTGTCCCCACCGACAGGTGAAGCTCAGTTCTGGTCAAGTGGTGGGCGATCGCCTCGAATGTGCATACCATGGCTGGCAATTTGATGCAGAAGGAACTTGCGCCCATGTGCCCTACCTCGCTGAAAATCAACGTCGTCCAAACTGCAAAATTCGTTCATTACCCGTACGGGAACAGGATGGCTTTATTTGGGTATTCCCTGGTGATCTAGAAACTCTAGAAGAGCAAAAGATTGAGCCTTTTTCCTTACCAGAATGGGCTCATCTAAATTATATTGTGACCGTTTCAGTGATTGACTGCGAAGGGCATTTTTCCTACCTCATCGAAAATTTGATGGATATGTACCACGGTCATCTCCACAATGATTATCAAGCCTGGGCCTCTGCAAAATTAGAGGGTTTGGAGTCGTCTGAGATGCGAGTTGATGCTCATTATGAAGCGCAGAGTTATTACAAAATCGATAAAATTTGGTCAATTTCCCAGCTTTTTTTCCCAGCGTTGCGTAAGCTCCACCCTGAGCCACTAGATGTGAGCTATGTCTACCCAAATTGGGACGCAACTTTAGGAAAAGATTTTAAAATTACTTGCTTGTTTTGCCCGACCAATGAAACTCACACAAAGGCTTATTTAATCCACTTCACCTCACTCAATGCGTTCTGGCGATTACATAAATTACCAATTAAGTTCCGTCGCTTCGTCAAAGATTCTTTGTTTGGTGCCGCTCAAAAATTACTAGATGGTTTAGTGGTACAGGATGTGGAAATGATTGAACAAGAGCAACAGGCTTATCTCGCCAACCCTAAACGCCGGAATGTTGAACTCAACCGCACCATCGTCGCAGTCCAAAAACTGATTAAACAACAGGCGATCGCCGATCAAAATCAACATTAA
- a CDS encoding DUF5340 domain-containing protein, translating into MKSIPLPSHVHYETILQLLERKTQREAYQNKMTQEQVQSLILTLRKAFSQQKQLERTCDQLRIPYEYHWSLSAQDPSQSKDVNEE; encoded by the coding sequence ATGAAATCAATTCCCTTACCTTCCCATGTTCACTATGAAACGATTTTGCAACTTTTAGAACGCAAAACCCAACGGGAAGCCTATCAAAACAAAATGACTCAAGAGCAAGTACAAAGCCTCATTCTCACGTTACGCAAGGCTTTTTCGCAGCAGAAACAGTTAGAACGAACTTGTGATCAGCTCCGTATTCCCTACGAATATCATTGGTCTCTCTCTGCGCAAGATCCGAGTCAAAGCAAAGATGTGAATGAAGAATAA
- a CDS encoding diguanylate cyclase domain-containing protein, whose product MKDKEQTMIQAFIDSFDWGVLISLDSQGQMLMNNSFVEIFRIPDEVRYGMSYESQISYIGSLMRDEGTFIHEVHITETQPLIETQELLHTIDGRSFELISKPVRLDQLVLGRIWNFQCFAAPQFDHQGVAFVAKRRQELLAMLVSQTIQKRSPKEILRNVVNQLGQVFAVERAIVYQLDGKAPEGMRFEWSVNSHIGNFKDYYLYFQNNPWVWSFYSQVQCNHVGAVTEDPARKIRALLHELDVKTCLSFPIIVEDHLWGVLLLHSCYQQKEWLAEEIEFLEVLTNQLAIAIHQYELEQQLATSQQQIAATNTTDELTLIPNARRFEQVLEKEWQRLAREDLPLTVLCCKIDHFDLYHDTYGEELARQCLQQVSWAIALVCQRPADLVARCSAEEFGVILPNTDLDGALFLADQILSSIPKLGIDHLQSPIDKHVTVSIGINSIVPTLAILPSDLMTSTQQALEEAIATGGNRISLGEMLSVADR is encoded by the coding sequence ATGAAAGATAAAGAACAGACCATGATTCAGGCATTTATCGATTCATTTGACTGGGGGGTGCTGATTAGCCTCGATAGTCAGGGTCAGATGCTCATGAATAATTCGTTTGTCGAGATATTTCGTATTCCTGATGAGGTGCGGTACGGAATGTCCTACGAAAGTCAGATTAGCTATATCGGTAGTCTGATGCGTGATGAAGGGACGTTTATTCATGAAGTTCATATCACTGAAACCCAACCCCTAATCGAAACCCAAGAGCTCCTACACACTATTGATGGGCGTAGTTTTGAACTGATTAGTAAACCTGTCCGCCTTGATCAGTTAGTGTTGGGGCGAATTTGGAATTTTCAATGTTTTGCAGCGCCTCAGTTTGATCACCAAGGCGTAGCATTCGTCGCAAAAAGACGACAAGAACTTTTGGCAATGCTGGTGTCGCAAACCATTCAGAAGCGATCGCCGAAAGAAATTTTACGCAATGTCGTTAATCAACTGGGCCAAGTCTTTGCGGTCGAACGAGCTATTGTTTATCAGCTCGATGGCAAAGCGCCAGAGGGAATGCGGTTCGAGTGGTCAGTGAATTCCCATATCGGTAACTTCAAAGATTATTATCTTTACTTTCAAAATAACCCGTGGGTTTGGAGCTTCTATAGCCAAGTCCAGTGCAACCATGTCGGAGCAGTGACCGAAGACCCAGCTCGCAAAATTAGAGCGCTCTTACATGAACTAGATGTTAAAACCTGCCTAAGTTTTCCAATTATTGTGGAAGATCATCTCTGGGGCGTACTGCTACTCCACAGTTGTTATCAACAAAAGGAATGGTTGGCGGAAGAGATTGAGTTTTTAGAGGTCCTGACCAATCAATTGGCGATCGCCATCCATCAGTACGAACTTGAACAACAGCTTGCGACAAGTCAACAGCAAATTGCGGCAACCAATACTACCGATGAATTGACTCTCATTCCCAATGCTCGTCGATTTGAGCAAGTGCTTGAAAAGGAATGGCAACGACTTGCCCGTGAGGATTTGCCCCTAACAGTTCTCTGCTGCAAGATCGATCATTTTGACTTGTATCACGATACCTATGGTGAAGAATTAGCTCGCCAATGTTTACAGCAAGTTTCTTGGGCGATCGCCTTAGTTTGCCAACGCCCTGCTGATTTAGTTGCCCGTTGTAGTGCGGAAGAATTTGGCGTGATTTTGCCGAATACGGATCTTGATGGCGCTTTATTCCTCGCTGATCAGATCCTTTCTAGCATTCCAAAATTAGGGATTGACCATCTCCAATCCCCCATCGATAAGCATGTGACAGTGAGCATCGGCATTAACTCGATTGTGCCGACCCTCGCAATTTTGCCATCAGACTTGATGACTTCCACCCAACAAGCTCTAGAAGAGGCGATCGCCACTGGCGGTAATCGCATTAGCTTAGGTGAAATGTTGTCCGTCGCGGATCGCTAA
- a CDS encoding SLATT domain-containing protein, which translates to MGDRTLQKLELLRKWYVRIRAAQSGHYRQALSYRRQHLYLGVPVVVLSAVVGTTVFATLNDAETPALIKIILGSTSMLTAAIASLQTFLNYDALSEKHLAAATKLSAIKKEIEEKMIVLTKDEEFTDFIEKVRLEWSSVTDEAPQISDKIWKKYCAKNTRGQFLDFERVKQVHSQTDSTISES; encoded by the coding sequence ATGGGCGATCGCACCTTACAGAAATTAGAGTTATTGCGGAAATGGTATGTCCGCATTCGAGCGGCACAATCAGGCCATTATCGGCAAGCATTGTCCTATCGCCGTCAACATTTATATTTGGGTGTGCCTGTCGTAGTTCTCTCTGCGGTGGTTGGCACTACGGTTTTTGCGACGCTCAATGATGCTGAAACGCCGGCTCTAATTAAAATTATTCTCGGTTCTACGAGTATGCTCACGGCGGCGATCGCCTCCCTCCAAACCTTTTTAAATTACGATGCCCTTTCCGAAAAACATTTAGCGGCAGCAACAAAGTTATCAGCGATCAAAAAAGAGATTGAAGAGAAAATGATCGTCTTAACTAAGGACGAAGAATTCACAGACTTTATTGAAAAAGTGCGTCTCGAATGGTCAAGCGTTACCGACGAAGCACCGCAAATTTCTGACAAGATTTGGAAAAAATACTGCGCAAAAAATACGCGAGGTCAGTTTCTCGATTTTGAAAGAGTCAAACAAGTTCATTCTCAAACAGATTCAACTATTTCTGAATCCTGA
- a CDS encoding response regulator: protein MVNENQSPLILGVEDEATQAIVLKQCLKGHNFNFHVVNNGQAALDFIYSEKPDLVLCDWMMPGISGIDVCKEIKSNPKLTSTIFILLTGKSSVEDQVFALEAGADDFLNKPVNKSQLLARIHAGLRQKKLFNQLQIANKALKETQSQLVQTQKMSSLSRIVAGVAHEINNPANFIYGNIQYLKEYFQDLFDLIDLFLEKQETLPPEIEEFMKNIDFEYLNEDIPKVLSSMTTGTKRINKIVQSLKSFSGLDEADIKLVSLNDCIDNTLTLMQQQLEEKHIDIVREYKQLPRIYCHFRNINQALMHVIANAIDAIETKQESSPELRGIITIQTLLVSEKTLQISIIDNGTGIDPDAFENIFDPFFTTKPIGSGTGLGLSVTYRIMQRHGGTISCNSFPGSGSEFVISLPTQPVLGVVAKSSIAS from the coding sequence ATGGTCAACGAAAACCAGTCACCCTTAATTTTGGGAGTTGAAGATGAAGCGACCCAAGCGATAGTCCTCAAGCAATGTCTCAAAGGTCACAATTTCAACTTTCATGTCGTTAATAATGGTCAAGCAGCATTAGATTTTATTTATAGTGAAAAACCAGATTTAGTCCTATGTGATTGGATGATGCCTGGTATTTCTGGCATTGATGTTTGCAAAGAAATAAAGTCAAATCCGAAGTTAACCAGCACTATTTTTATACTTCTCACTGGCAAAAGTTCTGTTGAAGATCAAGTTTTTGCCCTAGAGGCCGGTGCTGACGATTTTTTAAACAAGCCAGTCAATAAAAGTCAGTTGCTCGCACGTATCCATGCTGGACTAAGGCAAAAAAAGCTTTTTAATCAGCTACAAATTGCGAATAAAGCACTTAAAGAAACACAATCACAACTTGTCCAGACCCAAAAAATGTCGAGTCTGAGTCGGATTGTGGCGGGAGTTGCCCATGAAATTAATAATCCAGCCAATTTTATTTACGGCAATATCCAGTATCTCAAGGAATATTTCCAAGATTTATTTGATTTGATCGATTTATTTCTGGAAAAACAGGAGACATTGCCACCAGAGATTGAAGAATTCATGAAAAATATCGATTTCGAATATCTCAACGAAGATATCCCTAAGGTCTTAAGTTCAATGACCACAGGAACCAAACGCATTAATAAAATTGTGCAATCTCTGAAAAGTTTTTCTGGGCTAGATGAGGCCGATATCAAATTAGTGAGTCTTAACGATTGCATCGATAACACCTTAACTTTGATGCAACAACAACTGGAAGAAAAGCATATTGATATTGTCCGTGAATATAAACAGCTGCCTCGGATTTACTGCCATTTTCGCAATATTAATCAGGCTCTGATGCATGTGATTGCAAATGCGATTGATGCGATTGAAACAAAGCAAGAATCTTCCCCAGAATTGCGCGGCATCATTACAATTCAGACGCTATTGGTTTCAGAGAAGACTTTGCAAATATCGATTATTGATAATGGCACAGGCATTGATCCTGATGCATTTGAAAATATTTTTGATCCTTTCTTCACCACTAAGCCAATTGGGAGTGGTACAGGTCTTGGATTATCTGTGACCTACAGGATTATGCAGCGCCATGGTGGCACAATTTCTTGCAACTCTTTTCCGGGTTCAGGGTCAGAGTTTGTGATTAGTTTACCGACACAGCCAGTTTTAGGGGTGGTTGCGAAAAGTAGCATTGCAAGTTGA
- the pth gene encoding aminoacyl-tRNA hydrolase, with amino-acid sequence MGQTTSLIIPQLIVGLGNPEPKYDRTRHNIGFEFVDRLASDWGVSLQENKKFRGYWAEARRNGKKLGLLKPTTYMNRSGQSLRAVIDWYKIPPESVLVVYDDMDLPLGRLRLRLTGSAGGHNGIKSIISHLGTKDFPRLRIGIGKARVQGDRQTISHVLGKFAPNEQPVLKKVLTLSEDALSMSLKEGVEKAMSLYNGRSVES; translated from the coding sequence ATGGGTCAAACCACATCTTTAATCATTCCTCAGTTGATTGTGGGTTTAGGGAATCCTGAGCCAAAGTATGATCGCACTCGCCACAATATCGGTTTTGAGTTTGTTGATCGTCTCGCAAGTGACTGGGGTGTTTCTTTGCAAGAAAATAAAAAGTTTCGCGGATATTGGGCAGAAGCACGCCGCAATGGCAAAAAGCTCGGTCTACTGAAGCCGACAACCTATATGAACCGCTCTGGACAATCGCTACGGGCAGTTATTGATTGGTATAAGATTCCGCCGGAGTCTGTGTTGGTTGTCTATGATGATATGGATTTGCCCTTGGGTCGTTTACGTTTGAGATTAACGGGTTCTGCAGGCGGTCATAACGGTATTAAGTCGATTATTTCTCACCTTGGCACAAAGGATTTTCCGCGATTACGAATTGGGATTGGGAAAGCAAGGGTGCAGGGCGATCGCCAAACGATTTCCCATGTACTGGGTAAATTTGCACCGAACGAACAGCCTGTCCTCAAGAAAGTTTTAACCCTCTCTGAAGATGCGCTCTCGATGAGTCTCAAGGAAGGGGTTGAGAAAGCCATGAGCCTTTACAATGGGCGCAGCGTTGAATCGTAA
- a CDS encoding PTPA-CTERM sorting domain-containing protein, translating to MNSIQKVLLAGVGAIAANGLTAGCVGAMELGTGWSLTVPFDNLAPSAGADGKLRLLSGENEFSPGAFDGGFDIDELGEYFDLSVDDNIVGRYGCYVAPDIINLFGDIEEDGCSFDQEFSFVEDFALDIRDLINDDGSLIVKAIFPGTVEIPSAGNNLTVVLTTYGAVVPAVPTPTAVLPLIGGLFSSAYRRSRNQK from the coding sequence ATGAATAGTATCCAAAAAGTTTTATTGGCTGGTGTTGGGGCGATCGCCGCGAATGGCTTGACGGCAGGTTGTGTGGGAGCCATGGAACTTGGTACTGGCTGGAGTTTAACTGTTCCGTTTGATAATCTTGCTCCCTCCGCTGGTGCGGATGGCAAATTGAGATTATTGTCTGGGGAAAATGAGTTTAGTCCAGGAGCCTTTGATGGTGGTTTTGATATTGATGAGCTAGGTGAATATTTTGATCTCTCAGTTGACGACAATATTGTTGGTCGCTATGGATGTTATGTGGCGCCAGATATTATCAATTTGTTTGGTGATATAGAGGAGGATGGTTGTTCATTTGATCAAGAGTTTTCGTTTGTTGAGGATTTCGCGTTAGATATCAGAGATTTAATTAATGACGATGGTTCGTTAATTGTGAAGGCAATCTTTCCTGGAACAGTTGAGATTCCATCTGCTGGAAATAATTTGACCGTAGTCTTAACAACATATGGAGCCGTCGTTCCTGCGGTGCCGACGCCAACGGCAGTTTTACCTTTGATTGGTGGACTATTTTCTTCTGCTTATCGGCGATCGCGCAATCAAAAGTAG
- a CDS encoding phycobiliprotein lyase, with translation MTLCSVSPSVVAEFFHRSAGQWHSQRRYYTLNSSNDPVLEADSQLEIFFLEGDRPELKSLAKIHCLAPSFSFTCGAKVVWQSTYTNVERKPLIGTTLFGIRDNKMYRDRGFSTAKPIIATFDIPSSEILHLSTAYDGSKFEEEIKFVGQHHRTRQTIISKAGQEVMVGQYLEKRLS, from the coding sequence ATGACGCTTTGCTCCGTTTCTCCCTCAGTTGTCGCAGAATTTTTTCATCGTTCAGCCGGCCAATGGCATTCTCAGCGCCGCTACTACACCCTCAATTCCAGTAATGACCCTGTACTCGAAGCCGATTCTCAACTCGAAATTTTCTTCCTGGAAGGCGATCGCCCAGAACTCAAATCATTAGCGAAAATACACTGCCTCGCTCCGTCTTTTTCTTTCACCTGCGGCGCCAAAGTAGTTTGGCAAAGTACCTACACAAACGTTGAACGCAAACCTCTCATCGGCACAACCTTGTTCGGTATCCGTGATAATAAAATGTATCGAGACCGCGGTTTCTCCACCGCCAAACCGATTATCGCTACATTTGATATTCCTAGCTCAGAAATCCTGCACCTCTCTACAGCCTATGACGGCTCGAAATTTGAAGAGGAAATCAAATTTGTCGGACAGCACCATCGCACTCGCCAAACGATTATTTCAAAAGCTGGTCAAGAAGTAATGGTGGGTCAGTATTTAGAAAAGCGTTTGTCATAA
- a CDS encoding GAF domain-containing protein, translating into MAPQDIIQEQLNIIQEQLAKEKLLRQVGQLMSQSLDIDFILKKVCKEIRKFIKADRVGIFKFEENSNYCAGAFMAESKIETLDSVIELRIEDHCFGEHYASHYFQGKCFALDDIYNNDLLDCHIKILERFQVRANLVVPIQNQGNLWGLLCVHQCSSPRQWHNADIDVIQQLANHCVVIIERATLFNQLKAEVHQLKQAEVVINRQAQREKLSREISQRISQHLDLQTIFDTACGEIRDFLQVDRVCIFQFIPESNFDDGIFVSESIAENIKSVLEKRVHDHSFGENYATHYLQGKYLAIEDIYEPGVSQCHIDILEQFQIRANLVFPLSLKDCLWGLLCVHQCNATRHWEKSELDLTQQLSISLAIAIQQAELFERLQTELVQRQEAQKALSQRNEELAITNLELERATRLKDEFLANMSHELRTPLNTILGMMQALGEEIFGPLNKEQLKSIRTTERNGHHLLELINEILDLAKVESGTLKLDCKPTKIVNLCQFSLSVVAQQAQEKGIHLESKLPYTIPELILDERRIKQVLINLLTNAIKFTPKGGNVSLEVKHYMLTSNIESNTRDIIEFIVTDTGIGIDQNFLNKLFQPFTQIDSALNRQYAGTGLGLALAKRIVKLHKGKVGVTSEVGKGSCFIIELPCIKASNTIEKNKDQINNDQYEIISLKEAQSQPLILVVEDNPDNVVLIKSYLIAKGYRIIVAEDGKKGIDTALSRSPDLILMDIQMPDMDGFEAIGRMREHPELTNIPIIALTALAMKGDKKKCIQAGANEYLGKPINLRQLVKIMAELLDD; encoded by the coding sequence ATGGCTCCGCAAGACATAATCCAAGAACAGCTCAATATTATCCAGGAACAACTGGCAAAAGAAAAGCTCTTAAGACAAGTTGGACAACTGATGAGTCAGTCCTTGGATATCGACTTCATTTTAAAGAAAGTTTGTAAAGAGATCCGGAAATTCATCAAGGCAGATAGAGTCGGCATCTTTAAGTTTGAAGAAAATTCAAACTATTGTGCCGGAGCATTTATGGCTGAGTCCAAAATAGAAACTCTTGATTCAGTAATTGAGCTTCGTATCGAAGATCATTGTTTTGGCGAACATTATGCCTCACACTACTTTCAAGGCAAATGTTTTGCCCTTGATGATATTTACAACAACGACTTACTCGATTGCCATATCAAGATTTTAGAGCGCTTTCAGGTACGAGCAAATTTAGTTGTGCCAATTCAAAATCAAGGTAATCTCTGGGGTTTATTATGCGTTCATCAGTGCTCATCCCCTCGTCAATGGCACAATGCCGATATTGATGTCATACAACAATTAGCAAATCATTGTGTTGTAATCATTGAACGAGCTACTTTGTTTAACCAACTGAAAGCAGAAGTTCACCAACTTAAACAAGCAGAAGTCGTTATTAATAGACAAGCACAAAGAGAAAAATTATCCCGAGAAATTAGCCAGCGAATTAGCCAACATCTTGATCTACAGACGATTTTTGATACTGCTTGTGGTGAAATTAGAGATTTTTTACAAGTTGATCGTGTTTGTATTTTTCAATTTATTCCAGAGTCTAACTTCGACGATGGTATTTTCGTTTCGGAATCAATAGCAGAAAATATTAAATCAGTTTTAGAGAAACGAGTTCATGATCATTCCTTCGGTGAGAATTATGCCACCCATTATTTGCAAGGAAAATATCTTGCAATTGAGGATATCTATGAACCAGGAGTATCTCAATGTCATATTGATATTCTTGAGCAGTTCCAAATTCGAGCGAACCTGGTTTTCCCTCTATCTCTAAAAGATTGTTTGTGGGGTTTACTCTGTGTCCATCAATGTAATGCAACGAGGCATTGGGAAAAATCGGAGCTTGATTTAACCCAACAGTTGTCAATAAGTTTGGCGATCGCCATTCAACAAGCAGAACTTTTTGAGCGGCTACAAACAGAACTTGTCCAGCGACAAGAAGCCCAAAAAGCACTGAGCCAACGCAATGAAGAACTCGCTATTACTAATTTAGAACTAGAACGAGCCACTCGACTAAAAGATGAATTTCTGGCAAATATGAGCCATGAACTCCGAACACCGCTCAATACAATCCTCGGGATGATGCAAGCGTTAGGTGAAGAAATCTTTGGCCCTCTTAATAAAGAACAACTTAAATCCATCAGAACAACCGAGCGAAATGGCCACCATTTATTGGAATTAATTAATGAAATATTAGACTTAGCAAAAGTTGAATCTGGAACACTTAAATTAGATTGTAAACCCACAAAAATTGTCAATCTCTGCCAATTTAGTTTGTCAGTTGTTGCTCAGCAAGCCCAAGAAAAAGGCATTCATCTAGAATCAAAATTGCCTTACACAATACCAGAATTAATCCTGGATGAACGGCGAATCAAACAAGTGCTGATCAACCTACTTACTAATGCAATTAAATTCACTCCTAAAGGAGGAAACGTTAGTCTTGAAGTCAAGCATTATATGTTGACTTCAAATATCGAATCAAACACCCGAGATATCATTGAATTTATTGTTACGGATACGGGTATTGGCATTGATCAAAATTTCCTCAACAAACTATTTCAACCTTTTACTCAAATTGATAGTGCGTTAAATCGTCAATATGCTGGAACAGGTCTTGGACTAGCTCTAGCCAAACGCATTGTTAAACTTCATAAAGGGAAAGTAGGTGTAACAAGTGAAGTAGGAAAAGGTAGCTGTTTTATAATTGAACTACCTTGCATCAAAGCATCAAATACTATCGAGAAAAATAAAGATCAAATCAATAATGATCAGTACGAAATAATCTCATTAAAGGAAGCCCAATCTCAACCTCTCATTCTCGTAGTAGAGGATAACCCAGACAATGTTGTCTTAATCAAGAGTTATTTAATCGCAAAAGGTTACCGAATTATTGTGGCGGAAGATGGCAAAAAAGGAATTGATACAGCTTTGTCTAGATCGCCAGATTTAATTCTAATGGATATTCAAATGCCTGATATGGATGGATTTGAAGCGATTGGTCGAATGAGGGAGCATCCAGAATTAACGAATATTCCGATCATTGCTCTTACAGCACTAGCCATGAAAGGAGACAAGAAAAAATGCATTCAGGCTGGCGCAAATGAATATTTAGGTAAGCCAATTAATTTGCGACAATTGGTCAAGATAATGGCAGAACTTTTAGATGATTGA
- a CDS encoding zf-TFIIB domain-containing protein yields the protein MSKSFNVSETCLTNNTLKALHRRLFTIQRCAHCKGSWLSQPLP from the coding sequence TTGAGTAAATCTTTCAACGTTTCTGAAACTTGCCTAACGAACAACACACTAAAAGCTTTACATCGAAGACTCTTTACGATTCAACGCTGCGCCCATTGTAAAGGCTCATGGCTTTCTCAACCCCTTCCTTGA
- a CDS encoding DUF2811 domain-containing protein has product MNTTTVSILAEIPEVLHESLQVYLETHTSWDQDRVFAAALSQFLLQLGEGNTPQEAEGYRSCARVYLETLFEQSKSY; this is encoded by the coding sequence ATGAATACAACCACCGTGAGCATTTTGGCAGAGATTCCTGAGGTACTTCACGAGTCACTGCAGGTCTATCTCGAAACCCACACCAGCTGGGATCAAGATCGTGTTTTTGCAGCAGCATTGTCTCAATTTCTATTGCAGCTCGGCGAGGGGAATACACCCCAAGAGGCGGAAGGCTATCGTTCTTGCGCCAGAGTATACTTAGAGACGCTATTTGAGCAATCAAAGTCTTACTAA
- a CDS encoding IS256 family transposase, which translates to MQGLEEKILALYSRGMSTRDIQAQMQELYGVEISAGLVSEVTSAVMEEIKAWQHRPLEEIYPILWLDGMRIKIREEGRDTNQTLYLALGVKQSGHKEVLGMWLSSGGEGAKFWLSVLNEIHHRGVEHICIACVDGLKGFPAAIEAVFPKTRVQLCIVHLIRNSLKFVSWKDRKSVVSDLKPIYQAATVSEAESALTAFAERWDGIYPTISQIWLNHWENIIPLFDYPAPIRRIIYTTNAIEAVNRSLGKVLKTKSMFPHADAALKLLYLALKHLMKRWTIPIPHWKRALSYFAIDNPEYFLH; encoded by the coding sequence ATTCAAGGGCTAGAAGAGAAGATACTGGCTTTGTACAGTCGAGGTATGAGTACCAGAGATATTCAGGCACAAATGCAAGAACTGTATGGGGTGGAGATTTCAGCTGGGCTAGTGAGTGAAGTGACCTCGGCAGTGATGGAGGAAATCAAAGCATGGCAGCATCGTCCTCTGGAGGAGATATATCCGATATTGTGGCTGGATGGCATGAGAATAAAAATCAGAGAGGAAGGACGGGATACGAATCAGACTCTGTACCTAGCACTGGGAGTGAAGCAGTCCGGTCACAAGGAGGTCTTAGGAATGTGGCTATCCTCGGGAGGAGAGGGGGCAAAGTTTTGGTTATCAGTGCTGAATGAAATCCACCATCGGGGGGTCGAACATATCTGCATAGCTTGTGTGGATGGGTTGAAGGGATTTCCCGCTGCCATTGAAGCGGTGTTCCCAAAAACGAGAGTGCAATTATGTATCGTTCATCTGATACGAAATAGCCTGAAATTCGTTTCTTGGAAAGACCGTAAGTCCGTGGTGTCAGACCTCAAGCCTATTTACCAGGCCGCCACAGTTTCCGAGGCAGAATCCGCCTTAACTGCTTTTGCGGAGCGTTGGGACGGTATCTACCCCACTATTTCCCAAATATGGCTGAATCATTGGGAAAACATCATTCCATTATTTGATTATCCAGCTCCCATCCGCCGCATCATTTACACCACCAATGCCATTGAGGCGGTCAATCGCTCTTTGGGCAAGGTGTTAAAAACCAAGAGCATGTTTCCTCATGCAGATGCTGCCCTGAAATTGCTGTATTTAGCCCTGAAGCATTTGATGAAGAGATGGACGATACCAATACCCCATTGGAAAAGAGCTTTGAGCTATTTTGCCATTGATAATCCAGAGTATTTTCTTCACTAA